GATATCAAGAACTTCATCGTCGACACCGTGCGTGAAGGCGGCGAGTACCGGGGCATTGCCTTCACCGAAGCGGAAATCCCGATCAACGGCGAAAGCGCCGAGGTTTTCGGGGCCGAGTTCTCGATCTCGCAGAAGCTCGACATGTTGCCTTCGCCGTTCGACGGGCTGATCGCCCAGGCGAATTATACTTATACCGATGCGACCGGGCTCGTGCCGATCGACGGCGATCCTGACGATCTGCGCGAGATCATGTTGCCGACCACGTCGAAGCACACGGCCAACTTTTCGCTTGGCTACGAGAAGGGGCCGATCAGCCTGCGCCTGGCCGGGACCTATCGCGACAAGTATCTCGACGAGCTGGGTGACGAGGCGGTGGAAGACCGGCTGGTCGACAACCATTTCCAGCTGGACCTGAGCGCCAAGTATCGCGTGAACGACAACATCCAGCTGTTCTACGAATGGGTGAACATCAACAACGCCAAATATTTCGCCTACAATCGTCTGGGCGCGCGCAAGAACCTCTATCAGTACGAGGAATACAACTGGACGATGAAGTTCGGCGCGCGGGTGAACTTCTGATGCGCCGGGCGGGTTCCTTCGTCTCGCTGGCCGCGTTGCTCGCCGCCGGTTGTGCGACCGCCCCGATCATGGGCGATCCGGCGGTTGAGGTCACCGCGACGGCGGAGACCGATCCGGTCGGCACGGCCAATGCCGACGCCGCCGACGATCCGGCGATCTGGCGCAACGCCGCCGATCCTGCGGCGAGCCTGATTGTCGCGACCGACAAGAAGGCGGGCCTCTACGTCTACGATCTGAACGGCAAGGTGCGGCACTTCCTGGCCGGCGGACTGCTCAACAATGTCGATCTGTTCGAGCTGGCCGATGGAACCGTGATCGTGGGGGCCAGTGACCGGACTGATCCTGCCAATGCCAAAATCGCGCTGTTCACGCTCGATACCGGGCGCGGTGCACTGACACGGATCGACACGATCGTGGTCGGGCCGGGCGAGGGCTATGGCTTCTGCATGGGGCCGGGTCGCGATGGCGCGGATGCGATGCTCTATTCGCCGGTCAAGGACGGATCGCTGCATGGCCAGGCTCTGCGCTGGAACGAGGGGCAGCCAAGCGTCGAGACGGTGTTCCGCCACAAGCTGGCCACCCAACCCGAAGGGTGTGTCGTCGATCCGCGCGACGGTACGCTCTACGTGGGCGAGGAAATGGCCGGTGTCTGGCGCTTCCGCATGGACGGCACGCCGGGCGAGCTGGTGGCGCGCATCGATAACGCCATGCTGGTGGCCGACGTCGAAGGTCTGGCGATTGCGCCCGAGGGTCGTGAGGGCGGGCTGCTGATCGCGTCGAGCCAGGGCGACAACGCCTATGCCGCCTATCGCCTGCCGGACATGGAGCCGGTTGGCCGTTTCCGCATCGCCGCCGGGGCCTTCGGCGCTGCCGAAGAAACCGACGGGATCGATCTCGTGCTCGGCGATTTCGGGCCGGCGTTTCCAGCGGGTCTGTTCGTGGCGCAGGACGGCATGAACGCCCCGGCCGCGCAGAACTTCAAGCTCGTTCGATGGGACAGCATTCGCGACGCGCTGGCGCGCGGCGTCGACGGGGGCCAGCCATAAGCCGGCCCGACCCGCAATGAGTTGACCCGTGGTTCCGCGTGCCCGAAAGCGTGCGCAACCACGGAGACGCTCATTGCCCCATCATACACCCCTGATCGGGACCATCGTTGCTGGCTTCGTCGCCGCGTTCCTTATGGGCGCGCTGGCCCACAAGCTGCGCATTTCGCCCGTTGCCGGCTATCTGTTCGCCGGCGTTCTGGTGGGCCCGTTCACGCCCGGTTTCGTTGCCGACACCGCGCTGGCAAACGAGCTGGCGGAAATCGGCGTAATGCTCCTGATGTTCGGGGTGGGGCTTCATTTCTCGCTGCGCGACCTGTTGTCGGTCAAACATATCGCGCTGCCCGGCGCTGTGTTGCAGATCGCGGTCGCAACGGCGCTTGGGCTTGGCCTGGCGCAGTATCTCGGATGGTCGATTGCGGCCGGCCTGATCTTCGGTCTGGCGCTCTCGGTCGCGAGCACGGTGGTGCTGCTGCGGGCGCTCGAGACGCGCAATCTGGTCGAAAGCAATCGGGGGCGGATCGCGGTCGGCTGGCTGATCGTGGAAGACCTCGCGATGATCCTCGCGCTGGTGCTGCTACCCGCGGTTGCAGGGATGCTGTCGGGCGAAACGGACGGCAGCGGGCTGCCGGCAATTCTGGGGATGACCCTGCTGAAGGTGGGCGGCTTCGTCGCCTTCATGCTGATCGTTGCGCGGCGCGTGATCCCGGCGGCGCTGCACTGGACAGCGCATACCGGCTCGCGCGAACTGTTTCGTCTGGCGGTGCTTTCGATCGCGCTGGGGGTGGCGCTTGGCGCGGCTTACATTTTCGACGTGTCGTTCGCGCTGGGTGCGTTCTTTGCCGGGATGATCCTGGGCGAAACGCAATTGAGCCGCCGCGCGGCAGAAGAAACGCTGCCCCTGCGCGATGCGTTCGCGGTGCTGTTTTTCGTTTCGGTCGGAATGCTGTTCGACCCCTCGGTGGTGCTCGAACAGCCCGGGCCATTGGTTGCGACGGTCCTGATCATCGTGGTCGGAAAGTCGCTGGCTGCCTACGCCATCGTGCGCGCGTTCGGGCACGACAACGGCTCCGCGTTGACGGTCGCGGCGAGCCTGGCCCAAATCGGTGAATTCTCGTTCATCCTGGCAGGATTGGGCACGCAAGTGGGCGTGTTGCCGTCCGAAGGGCGGGACCTGATCCTGGCAGGTGCGATTTTCTCGATCCTGGTGAACCCGGTTATTTTCGCCCTCGTCGCCGGGCGTCTGGGGCAGGTTCGCCAGCGCGAGGCGGCCGATGCCGAAGAACGCGAACGCACCCGCCAGCGCGAGCGGCGCGAACACGTGATCCTGGTCGGCCACGGCCGCGTCGGCCGCCTGATCGCGGAGGGAGCGGCCCATCGCGGCCGGGCCCTCGTGGTGATAGAAGATCAGGCGGATTTCGCACTCCGGGCGCAGGAGGCCGGGCGCGAGGTGGTGATCGGCAATGCGAGCAACCCCCACGTTCTCGACGAAGCCGGCATCCGGTCCGCCTCAAAGCTGATCATTGCCATCCCCGAAGGTTTCGAGGGCGGCGCGATTGCCGAACATGCTCGCCGACTGAACCCCGATATCGTGATCTTCGCCCGGGCCCATTCGGACGAGGAAGTGGACTATCTGGAGAAACTGGGGGTCGATCACGTGATCATGGGTGAACGCGAAATCGCGCGGACGATTCTGGGGCTTGCCGCTACTGGCCCCGCCCCCGCCTGAACACATCGGTCAATGGACCGGGGGATCGGTTCGCGGAATCTGCCGCACCGGGGCCACGGGTTCGCCGGGCTCGCGCGGGGGTCGTGCGTCTTCGGGCACATCGTCGATCTGCATGTCGCGCGTGCGGACGCTTTCCAGATTGCGGACCCGCACGCGCAGCGTCTCGCCATCCCAGGTCAGTTCGTTGAAGCTGGGCGGCGTCGATCGCGTGCGCTTCGACAGGGTGCCTGCGCCGATCATGCGCACCGGGCCGTTCTTCGTGTCCTCGACGATGTCGAAAGCATCATGGACATGACCCGACAGCACGGCGAGCACGGGGCGTTTCGCCAGTTCGGCCAGTGCCCGGTTGCCCCCGTGCGTAAGCGCGGTTCCTGCCGTCCCGACCTCGCGCAAGGGATGATGGCAGGCGACGAGGGCCTGCACCCCATCGGGCAGGGTATCGATCGCTGTCAGGCACTTGTCCAGCGCGCGTGAGCTTATCCAGCCCTTCGACCAGTTGAGGCGCGGCTGGGCGCGCACCGCGGTCTTGAGCGGCACGATCGCGAGGCCGGGCAGGTCGATCTCTCGCTCCACCCGATCGGCGATCCCGCGAAACCGGCGATAGGGTTGGAAGAACCGTTCGATCAGGTTGAAATAGGGCAGATCGTGATTTCCGACTTCCACCGTCACCGGCACGTCGAGCGAACGGATCCAGTGCCGGGCCGCGTCGAATTCGCGATGGCGCGCACGCATCGTCAGATCGCCGGTGATCGCAACCGCTGCGGGACGCTGTTCCGCGATTTCCTGCCTGAGCCAGTCGAGCGCGCGATTATCCTCCAGCCCGAAGTGGATATCGCTGATGTGGAAGAGGAGAGTCGTGTCAGCCGCCATGCCCGGTCGCTAGCAGATCGACCTCGCACGCGGCCATGACGAATTCTTCCTGTGCGCGCCCCTGCGCCGGTTCGCCGTCGATCAGCAGGCCGACGGGTTCGCCCGCGCTGTTTGCCACCGCGATCCGGTCGAGCAGCCCGAGCCGGTCGTGCGGTCCGTCCCGAAACTGACGGCGGAGCAGGGCCCAGCCCTGCTGCAGGAACTCGCCGGCATTTTCCGCATAATAGGCATCGATCTGCATTCCCCATGGGCCGGGGGTCAGTTCGATCAGCGGATAGCCTTCGCTGCGTCCGATCTGCGGATCGCGGCAGCGAAGCATTGCACCATTGGTCGTTTCCGCGAAGGCCTCGCCGGCGCTGTCCGCCATGGCGGCAATATCCGCCTCGCGCATTGCCTCGCGCACTGCGTACCAGCTGGTTCCCGGCCCGGCGAGAAGACCGGCCAGGGCATCGCCGTGCGCCGTGCGAATGACCTCGGGGCGAACCCGCCGCGCCGCACCGCTACCGAAGCGGGAGAGAATGTCCTGCGCATCGGCATCGCCATGCAACCGTTGCGCCAGGAGGTTCATCGTCCCACCGGGCAGGACCAGGATCGTGCCGCCCCAGCCGTAGAGAGCGGTCACCGCTGCATTGATCGTGCCGTCGCCGGCATAGACTGCCAGTGTCTCGACGCCGGCTTCGTCGAGGGTCGTGGCATTGGGCAGCGGATCGTCGGGAAAGTCGATCCGGCGGGCGAGCGTCAGGCCATGATCGTTGCAGCAGTCTTCCAGCGCGTCGATCGCGGCGGGGGTGTTGCTACCGCTTGCGGAATTGACCACCAGCCAGAGAGGACCCATCGCGCTCATGCAAGCGAAGCGCCGGAAGGTCTTCGCGGTTCCCGCATTTACACCCGCCCTGTGAGGATGAGCCACGCGGAGGCGATGTTGAGCGCGGTGTAGCCGAGATAGGCCCAGACGATTGCGGGCCAGCCGTTCCCGACCAGCAGCATCGCCGCGAGCAGAACGAGAAATTCGGTCACCAGCGTGATGCGCCCGCCGAGCATGTGGACGAACCAGGGCATACGGCCCAGCAGGGGATGGCCGCTTTCAAGCACGGCCTTGTGCATCGCGAAATTCCCGATGCCCATGAGGAAGACGAAGATTACAGCCACGGTGCCCACCATGCACTCGCGCCCGTCGGTTGCCAAACGCGGTTCGTCGGGCGGTTCGTTCCGTCCGTCAGGTGGCGCGCGCGCCGGTCGACACAAGGCGATCTGTGGTCGAGCCGGGAATGCGGCGGCGGCCGGGCGGGCGTATCAACGGAACTGCGCGGTGCCTCCCCCCAATCCCCCCAAAGGGCACGCGCAAATGGAGGAGAACCCATGAAACGCCCCCTGATTGCCCTTGCCGCCATCGCCACCTTTGGCGCCACTGCCGCGCCCGCTTACGCGGATTCGCTTTCCATCCCCTATCGCGATCTCGACCTTTCGACGGCGGAAGGCCAGAAGGCCCTCGATCGCCGGATCGATGTGGCCGCTCGCGAATTCTGCGCGCTCGATCAGCAGCGCACCGGCACGCGGATCGCATCTTCGGGATCGCGTCGGTGCTACGTTGAAACCAAACGTCAGGCGAAGAAGCATTTCGCTGCCATCCTTGATGAGCAGCGGGTCGGCGGCTGATCACTCCGGTCGCGACCTCGGCCCGGACCGGTTCAGTCCCCCGGTCCGGGCCGAATTTCTGTTGGGACTGCAGGCTGCGGACAATCGCGCGCAGGCCTGACTGTATCGCCGGGCCCTATCGCCCGGCCATTGCCTTGACCTTGGGCAGATAAGTGCGCCCGATCCGCACGGCTTCACCGTCTTCCAGTTCGGCCGACCAGACGCCCAGCCCGTCATGGCGAAGGCCCCGAATACGATCCCTTCTCAAAATCGTCGACCGATGGACGCGGATGAACTCCGCAGGATCGAGCCGTTCTTCGAGCCCGGCGATCGTTTGCAGCAGAAGATAGCTGCGATCGTCCAGGTGCAGGCGGACATAATCGCGTTCCGCGTCGATGCGGTCGATCTGGTCGATCTCGATCCGCAGCAGTTCGGAACGATGCGGCACCCACAATTCGGCGAGCCACTTGCTTTCGCTTCGGACCGGCTTGCTGCGCCGCGACACGGCGCGTTCGATAGCGCGCGCGAGACGCTCATGCGCCACGGGCTTGAGCACGTAATCGACTGCATCGAGATCGAACGCCTCGACCGCGAAGTTGTCGTGCGCAGTGACGAAGATCACCGCAGGCCTCTGCGCACGCTTCGCCAGTTTGCGGGCGACCGAAAGCCCGTCGACTTCGGGCATAGTCATGTCGAGCAGGACGAGATCGGGGCTGAGAGCCTCCACCAGTCGCAGCGCGGCTGCGCCATCGCTGGCGGTTCCTACCACCGCGAGTTCGGGCAGCTTGGCGCAGATGACCTGCATCCGTTCGACCGCCAGCGGTTCGTCATCGACGATCAGGGTGCGAAAGGGTTTGTCGTCGTCTTCAGCCATGTTTCACCAGAGGGATGCGAATTTCAGTCAGATAACCGCCTTCGACCGGGCCGGAGGTGAGCGACGCCTCGCGCCCGAAGCGGGCCTGCAGGCGATCGCGCACGTTGGCGAGGCCGATCCCGAACCCCTGGCCGGCAGACGATGACGTTCCGGGGCCGTCGTCCTCCACCGTGATTGCGAGCCGTCCGTAGTCTTCGCGCGCGGCGACCCGGATGGTGACCGGCTTCTTGTGCGGGGCGACGGCGTAGCGCACCGAGTTTTCGACCAGCGGCTGAAGGATCATGCCCGGCACCCGCGCTTCGGCAAGATCGGCCGGCAGATCGAAGACCGCTTCCAGCCGGTCGGGGAACCGCACCGCTTCGATGGCGAGATACTGACGCTGAAGTTCGAATTCGTCCTCTATCGCCACATCGTTCGTCGGGTCTTCCGCCAGGCTGTGACGGTAGAAGCCGGCGATCGACTGGATCATGGTTTCGGCCCGGTCGGTCCTGCCGGTCATGACCAGCGACGACAGCGAATTGAGCGTGTTGAACAGGAAATGCGGGTTTACCTGGTAGCGCAAAGATCGCAGTTCGGCGGCTTTGGCGGCGCTGCGGAAACGGTCTTCGCGCCGTTCGGCTGCGCGCGCCTGCGCCCCTGCCAGCATCGCGAAATAGAGCGATGCCCAGGCAAGCAGCAGGAAATAGCGGCCGAGTGCGATATCGACCACCTGCAGCCATTGGTCGAGCCGCGATGGGGCCGGCGCGATCATCACGCTGGCCGGTGCGCCCGCCGTCGCCGCTTCGTTGCTTACCCCCAGCCCGGTCAGGTCCCGGAACCGTTCGGGCGGGATATCGACCAGCAGATTCCCGGCCTCGTCGCGGCGGATGTTGATTCCGCGATCGCGGCCGAAATTTTCTTCGACCTTGCGCTGCATGTCGGCAAAGACCCACTGATTGGTCTGTGCGATGGGGATTGCGATGGGGACTGCGATCAGCACCGCCGCCAGGATCTTGGCCCACAGCGGGCGATTGTCGAACAGTCGCAGGATCGCCCAGAGCAGCACGGTCATGCCGATGCCGACCAGTGTGACCAGCCCGCGCCGCCAGAGCATTTCGACCTGAGGCTCGAATCCGACGATTGCGGCGCGAACGGTGGTAAGCAGAAAATAGCACAGCCACAGCCCCGCCATGGAGGCGAGGACGGTGACGACCGGCACGCGGGCGCGCTCGTCGGCGGGAGCGGTTTCGACCATGTTCAACTTCCCGCTCTAGCCCTGATTGAAGGTCTCTCGCCAGCGCAGCGGTCGGAGCGCCTTGGCGCTTCGTCGAACGCCTTCACGCACCCTCGAGCAGCTTTTCGCGCGCGATCCGCTCTTTCCATTGCGCCGGGGCGAGCGTGTGCACGTTGTTGCCCTGCGCATCGACGGCCACCGTCACGGGCATGTCCTCCACCGTGAATTCGTAGATCGCTTCCATGCCCAGATCTTCGAATGCAACGACTTCAGCCTGCTTGATCGCGCGCGCGACGAGATAGGCCGCGCCCCCGGTCGCCATCAGATAGGCGACCTTGAAGCGGCTGATCACCTCGACCGCGTCGGCGCCGCGTTCCGCCTTGCCGATCATGGCCAGCAGGCCAAGATCCAGCATCGTTTCGGTGAACTTGTCCATCCTGGTGGCGGTGGTCGGGCCTGCCGGGCCGACGACTTCGCCCATCACGGGATCGACCGGGCCGACGTAATAGATCGCACGGCCGCGGAAATCGACCGGCAGGTCCTCACCCCGCGACAGCATGTCCTGGATCCGCTTGTGCGCCGCATCGCGGCCGGTCAGCATCTTGCCCGAGAGCAGCAGACGATCGCCATGCTGCCAGCTTTCCACTTCCTCTTTGGTCAGGTTGTCGAGATCGACCCGCCGGGCGGAGGCGTCGGGCTGCCAGTGAACATCGGGCCATTCATCCAGCTTCGGCGGTTCGAGATAAGTCGGGCCCGATCCGTCGAGCGTGAAATGCGCATGGCGCGTCGCCGCGCAATTGGGGATCATCGCCACCGGCTTGCCCGCCGCGTGGCAGGGCGCGTCGAAAATCTTGACGTCGAGCACGGTCGACAGGCCGCCCAGCCCCTGTGCGCCCACGCCCTGGGCATTGACCGCGTCGTAGATGTCGATCCGCAGCTTCTCGATATCGCTTTGCGGGCCGCGCGCCTTCAGCTGCGCCATGTCGATCGGGTCCATCAGGCTCTGCTTGGCGAGCTTGACGCAATGTTCGGCAGTGCCGCCGATGCCAATGCCGAGCATTCCGGGCGGGCACCATCCTGCGCCCATCGAAGGGATCTGTTCCAGCACCCAGTCGACGATATTGTCGCTCGGGTTCATCATCTTGAACTTGGACTTGTTCTCGCTGCCGCCGCCTTTCGCAGCCACGTCGATCTCCACCTTGTCGCCCGGAACCATTTCCACCGACAGGACGCACGGCGTATTGTCGCGCGTGTTGCGGCGCGTGAACGCGGGATCGGCCAGGATCGAGGCGCGCAGCTTGTTGTCGGGGTGATTGTAGGCCCGGCGCACCCCCTCATCGACCACGTCCTGCAGGCTGCGGGACGAATCGAGCCGGCAGTCCTGCCCCCATTTGACGAAGACGTTCACGATTCCGGTGTCCTGACAGATCGGCCGGTGCCCTTCGGCGCACATCCTGCTGTTGGTCAGGATCTGCGCGATCGCGTCCTTCGCCGCAGGCCCCTGCTCCGCCTCGTAGGCAGCGCCGAGCGCGCGGATATAGTCCATCGGGTGATAGTAAGAGATATACTGCAGCGCGTCGGCCACGCTCTCGATCAGGTCCGCTTCACGGATCGCTACTACAGGTCGTCCTTCAAAGTCGCTCATCGAAGCCAAGTTCCTTCCCATCGATTGGCGAATCCCATAGGCGCGGGGAATGCCTAGCGTCAAAGCGCTTGGCCGGGCGGGGCGATACGCCTAAAGCCATGCCCGATTGACCAACTGTGTTAAGCATGTAATACAGCGCGCCGAGGCTCCTAATGACACTTGCTGAAACCCGCCCCCCCGAAACCGATTTCGCCGCCGCACGGCGCGCCATGATCGACAGCCAGCTTCGCACGAGCGGCGTCAACGATGCGTTCGTGCTCGAACGGATGATTGCGGTTCCGCGCGAAGACCACGTGCCGGATTCCGCGCGCCGGGTGGCCTATATGGACCGCGCGATCGCGTTCGACGATGGCGGACATATCGCGGCACCGCTGTTTTACGGCGCCATGCTGAACGAAGCGCGGCCTGTGGCGGATGACGGCGTGCTCGTGGTCGATGGTGGCAGCGGCTATCTGCCCGCGCTGCTCGAACCGCTAGTCGCATTGGTCAAGACGGTCACGCCGGAAGGGGCGCAGGGGACGCTGCGCGGAACCTATTCGCTGATTCTGGTCGATGGTGCGGTCGAGGTGTTTCCCGCCACCCTCACCCGCCGCCTGGCCGAAGGCGGCCGGATCGTCACGGGTCTGATCGAAAACGGCGTGACGCGCCTTGCCGCGGGCCGCGCCGCAGGCAACGGGATCGGTTGGCTGCGTCTGGCCGAAATGGGCATTCCGCGCTTGCCGATCTTCGACGCGCCGAAGCGATGGAGCTTCTGAGATGAAGGGGAGGCGCGCATTGCCGGCCATGCCGGCACTGGTGGTCGGTGCAGCACTGTTTGCGGTGCCCGCCAGCGCCGATACCCTGCGCGAGGCATTGGTCGAAGCCTATCGCACCAATCCGAACCTTCAGGCTGCGCGCGCCGATCAGCGCGCGGTTGACGAAGGCGTGCCAATCGAAAAATCGGCGGGGCGGCCCAGCGTCGATGCCACTGGCCGATATTCCGAGTTTCTCAACCAGAGCTCCACCAGTTTCACAGCGCCCGAACGCGCCGTCACCGCCAATATCGATCTGGGCGTCCCGATCTATTCCGGGGGCGCGGTCAAGAACGCGGTTCGCGCCGCCAAAGAGCGTGTACAAGCCGGGCAGGCCGACCTGCGAGCTACCGAATCGGCCGTTTTCAGCCAGGTTGTCGCGGCCTATATGGACGTGATCCGCAACGAGGCGATCGTCGGATTGGCCGCCAACCAGGTCGATGTTCTTTCGACCAATCTCCAGGCCACCAGCGACCGTTTCGAGATCGGGGACCTGACTCGCACCGACGTTGCCCAGTCCGAATCGCGGCTTGCCGTTGCGCAGAGCGATTTTCGTTCCGCACAGGCAAATCTGGTCACCGCGCGGGAAAACTATATCGCGCTGGTTGGCGAGGCGCCGACCGATCTGCAACCGCCTCCGCCCCTGCCGGGCCTGCCCGCCAGTCCGGAGGCTGCGGTCGACGCCGCGCTTGAGAACAATCCCGATTTGATCGCTGCGCGCGAGCGGGCGCAGGCGGCCGGTTACGATATCGATGTCGCCGGTGCCGGACGGCTGCCGCGGGTCTCGCTGTTCACCGGCTACGGGTATGAAAACTACCTGGGTACGCTTGGCGGCGCGGTGACCGATGATCCGACTCTGCCCGATGCCGACGTATCGCAGACATCGGCCAGTGTCACGGCGGGCGTTTCCCTCAGCATTCCGATTTTCCAGGGCGGGCGTCCGGCTGCGCTGCAACGACAGGCCCAGGCGCGTGCTTCGGCCGCGCTCGAAGGCGTCATCGCGACCGAGCGTGACGTGATTGCGCAAGTGCGCGCTGCCTATTCCAGCTGGCAGGCCTCGCTTGCGATTATCGAAAGCTCGCAATCGGCGGTCGCCGCCGCCGAATTGAGCCTGGAGGGTGTGCGCGCCGAAAACTCGATCGGCAACCGCACGATTCTCGACGTGCTCAACGCAGAGCAGGAATTGCTCAACGCGCAAGTCGAACTCGTGACTGCGCGGCGTAACGCTTACGTCGCCGGGTTCAGCCTGCTTGCCGCGATGGGCCGCGCCGAAGCGCGCGATCTCGGCCTCGACGGAGACGGTCTGCTCTACGATCCGCAGCTCAATTTCGAGCGGGTCGAAGGCAAGTGGTTCGATTGGGACCGGGACCCGGAGCCAGTCGCGCAATCGACAAGAACCGTTGACATCCCGGCGCAGGACGCTGACATTCCAGAGCAATGAACGCATTCGGGTCGGCCTGTGCCGATCCTGCATCAATCGAGGGCCAGACGGGGGGCCG
The nucleotide sequence above comes from Pelagerythrobacter marensis. Encoded proteins:
- a CDS encoding fumarate hydratase, translating into MSDFEGRPVVAIREADLIESVADALQYISYYHPMDYIRALGAAYEAEQGPAAKDAIAQILTNSRMCAEGHRPICQDTGIVNVFVKWGQDCRLDSSRSLQDVVDEGVRRAYNHPDNKLRASILADPAFTRRNTRDNTPCVLSVEMVPGDKVEIDVAAKGGGSENKSKFKMMNPSDNIVDWVLEQIPSMGAGWCPPGMLGIGIGGTAEHCVKLAKQSLMDPIDMAQLKARGPQSDIEKLRIDIYDAVNAQGVGAQGLGGLSTVLDVKIFDAPCHAAGKPVAMIPNCAATRHAHFTLDGSGPTYLEPPKLDEWPDVHWQPDASARRVDLDNLTKEEVESWQHGDRLLLSGKMLTGRDAAHKRIQDMLSRGEDLPVDFRGRAIYYVGPVDPVMGEVVGPAGPTTATRMDKFTETMLDLGLLAMIGKAERGADAVEVISRFKVAYLMATGGAAYLVARAIKQAEVVAFEDLGMEAIYEFTVEDMPVTVAVDAQGNNVHTLAPAQWKERIAREKLLEGA
- a CDS encoding UrcA family protein encodes the protein MKRPLIALAAIATFGATAAPAYADSLSIPYRDLDLSTAEGQKALDRRIDVAAREFCALDQQRTGTRIASSGSRRCYVETKRQAKKHFAAILDEQRVGG
- a CDS encoding TolC family outer membrane protein, coding for MKGRRALPAMPALVVGAALFAVPASADTLREALVEAYRTNPNLQAARADQRAVDEGVPIEKSAGRPSVDATGRYSEFLNQSSTSFTAPERAVTANIDLGVPIYSGGAVKNAVRAAKERVQAGQADLRATESAVFSQVVAAYMDVIRNEAIVGLAANQVDVLSTNLQATSDRFEIGDLTRTDVAQSESRLAVAQSDFRSAQANLVTARENYIALVGEAPTDLQPPPPLPGLPASPEAAVDAALENNPDLIAARERAQAAGYDIDVAGAGRLPRVSLFTGYGYENYLGTLGGAVTDDPTLPDADVSQTSASVTAGVSLSIPIFQGGRPAALQRQAQARASAALEGVIATERDVIAQVRAAYSSWQASLAIIESSQSAVAAAELSLEGVRAENSIGNRTILDVLNAEQELLNAQVELVTARRNAYVAGFSLLAAMGRAEARDLGLDGDGLLYDPQLNFERVEGKWFDWDRDPEPVAQSTRTVDIPAQDADIPEQ
- a CDS encoding metallophosphoesterase family protein, whose protein sequence is MAADTTLLFHISDIHFGLEDNRALDWLRQEIAEQRPAAVAITGDLTMRARHREFDAARHWIRSLDVPVTVEVGNHDLPYFNLIERFFQPYRRFRGIADRVEREIDLPGLAIVPLKTAVRAQPRLNWSKGWISSRALDKCLTAIDTLPDGVQALVACHHPLREVGTAGTALTHGGNRALAELAKRPVLAVLSGHVHDAFDIVEDTKNGPVRMIGAGTLSKRTRSTPPSFNELTWDGETLRVRVRNLESVRTRDMQIDDVPEDARPPREPGEPVAPVRQIPRTDPPVH
- a CDS encoding sensor histidine kinase, which gives rise to MVETAPADERARVPVVTVLASMAGLWLCYFLLTTVRAAIVGFEPQVEMLWRRGLVTLVGIGMTVLLWAILRLFDNRPLWAKILAAVLIAVPIAIPIAQTNQWVFADMQRKVEENFGRDRGINIRRDEAGNLLVDIPPERFRDLTGLGVSNEAATAGAPASVMIAPAPSRLDQWLQVVDIALGRYFLLLAWASLYFAMLAGAQARAAERREDRFRSAAKAAELRSLRYQVNPHFLFNTLNSLSSLVMTGRTDRAETMIQSIAGFYRHSLAEDPTNDVAIEDEFELQRQYLAIEAVRFPDRLEAVFDLPADLAEARVPGMILQPLVENSVRYAVAPHKKPVTIRVAAREDYGRLAITVEDDGPGTSSSAGQGFGIGLANVRDRLQARFGREASLTSGPVEGGYLTEIRIPLVKHG
- a CDS encoding protein-L-isoaspartate O-methyltransferase family protein; the protein is MTLAETRPPETDFAAARRAMIDSQLRTSGVNDAFVLERMIAVPREDHVPDSARRVAYMDRAIAFDDGGHIAAPLFYGAMLNEARPVADDGVLVVDGGSGYLPALLEPLVALVKTVTPEGAQGTLRGTYSLILVDGAVEVFPATLTRRLAEGGRIVTGLIENGVTRLAAGRAAGNGIGWLRLAEMGIPRLPIFDAPKRWSF
- the ybaL gene encoding YbaL family putative K(+) efflux transporter, with protein sequence MPHHTPLIGTIVAGFVAAFLMGALAHKLRISPVAGYLFAGVLVGPFTPGFVADTALANELAEIGVMLLMFGVGLHFSLRDLLSVKHIALPGAVLQIAVATALGLGLAQYLGWSIAAGLIFGLALSVASTVVLLRALETRNLVESNRGRIAVGWLIVEDLAMILALVLLPAVAGMLSGETDGSGLPAILGMTLLKVGGFVAFMLIVARRVIPAALHWTAHTGSRELFRLAVLSIALGVALGAAYIFDVSFALGAFFAGMILGETQLSRRAAEETLPLRDAFAVLFFVSVGMLFDPSVVLEQPGPLVATVLIIVVGKSLAAYAIVRAFGHDNGSALTVAASLAQIGEFSFILAGLGTQVGVLPSEGRDLILAGAIFSILVNPVIFALVAGRLGQVRQREAADAEERERTRQRERREHVILVGHGRVGRLIAEGAAHRGRALVVIEDQADFALRAQEAGREVVIGNASNPHVLDEAGIRSASKLIIAIPEGFEGGAIAEHARRLNPDIVIFARAHSDEEVDYLEKLGVDHVIMGEREIARTILGLAATGPAPA
- a CDS encoding phytase; this translates as MRRAGSFVSLAALLAAGCATAPIMGDPAVEVTATAETDPVGTANADAADDPAIWRNAADPAASLIVATDKKAGLYVYDLNGKVRHFLAGGLLNNVDLFELADGTVIVGASDRTDPANAKIALFTLDTGRGALTRIDTIVVGPGEGYGFCMGPGRDGADAMLYSPVKDGSLHGQALRWNEGQPSVETVFRHKLATQPEGCVVDPRDGTLYVGEEMAGVWRFRMDGTPGELVARIDNAMLVADVEGLAIAPEGREGGLLIASSQGDNAYAAYRLPDMEPVGRFRIAAGAFGAAEETDGIDLVLGDFGPAFPAGLFVAQDGMNAPAAQNFKLVRWDSIRDALARGVDGGQP
- a CDS encoding LytR/AlgR family response regulator transcription factor, encoding MAEDDDKPFRTLIVDDEPLAVERMQVICAKLPELAVVGTASDGAAALRLVEALSPDLVLLDMTMPEVDGLSVARKLAKRAQRPAVIFVTAHDNFAVEAFDLDAVDYVLKPVAHERLARAIERAVSRRSKPVRSESKWLAELWVPHRSELLRIEIDQIDRIDAERDYVRLHLDDRSYLLLQTIAGLEERLDPAEFIRVHRSTILRRDRIRGLRHDGLGVWSAELEDGEAVRIGRTYLPKVKAMAGR
- a CDS encoding diacylglycerol/lipid kinase family protein, with translation MGPLWLVVNSASGSNTPAAIDALEDCCNDHGLTLARRIDFPDDPLPNATTLDEAGVETLAVYAGDGTINAAVTALYGWGGTILVLPGGTMNLLAQRLHGDADAQDILSRFGSGAARRVRPEVIRTAHGDALAGLLAGPGTSWYAVREAMREADIAAMADSAGEAFAETTNGAMLRCRDPQIGRSEGYPLIELTPGPWGMQIDAYYAENAGEFLQQGWALLRRQFRDGPHDRLGLLDRIAVANSAGEPVGLLIDGEPAQGRAQEEFVMAACEVDLLATGHGG